The following proteins are encoded in a genomic region of Opitutaceae bacterium:
- a CDS encoding Z1 domain-containing protein produces the protein MTGSTHIIHLKGIFYTGFLQKHRGASQIYGPEEQARIQSTVAQLLAVPTTAKNPGILLGLVQSGKTKTFLGATALAFDNGYDIAIILTKPTTALAKQTYKRVSKEFADFIEADQAKAYDILELPERLTQFELNQKLLIIVKKQKNNLERLAETLLATYPKLASKRILIIDDEADNASIGYYYTKAGDLELRTIAGQIDDLRQQLPAASFLQVTATPYSLYLQPEDSPPGLDAAPVRPKFTVLVPVHPDYVGGKFYFEDSKDVTSPAHYVFHPVASEELEILRQPDGRRFKTEDCLTSAKVSGLRTALVTFLTAGCLRRIQDEQANQRPKRFAFLFHTEAAKAAHAWQEAVVLAFDEHLQREAQTQSALLRSLIQSAYDNLSRSILAAGHPLPTFNEVWDRVIAALTSGEIMITKVNSEAQVAALLDEEGQLRLRTPLNIFIGGQILDRGITIANLIGFYYGRDPQKFQQDTVLQHSRMYGFRPDLDRAVTRFYTAPHIYTAMRRMHDADSALRERIDRDLEGADGTVTFIELDETNSIVPCSPTKILASNITTLRPHRRVVPSGFETDVKTRLGPLTQDIDDRLTTLLGKLPEPGTNPGATDIALKDALNLVERIDPAFVKFAPGYEDTWDLKEYQAILRHLSENAKNPANRGRVLIMLRTGRNVSRKPSEGAHAEFNEPDTTRTDIDPARQAAVDLPVLLLIRQEGAANRGWSDAPFWWPVVVTPENMRPTLFAHAR, from the coding sequence ATGACCGGTTCTACTCACATTATTCATCTCAAGGGCATTTTCTACACCGGCTTTCTCCAAAAGCACCGTGGCGCGTCTCAGATATACGGTCCTGAGGAACAGGCCCGTATTCAAAGCACTGTTGCCCAGCTATTGGCCGTCCCGACGACCGCCAAGAATCCCGGGATCTTGCTTGGCCTTGTCCAGTCCGGCAAAACCAAGACCTTTCTCGGAGCCACCGCCCTGGCGTTCGATAATGGCTACGATATCGCCATCATTCTGACCAAGCCTACGACGGCGCTCGCAAAGCAGACCTACAAGCGCGTCAGCAAGGAATTCGCGGACTTCATCGAGGCCGATCAGGCCAAAGCCTACGACATCCTGGAGCTTCCCGAGCGTCTCACGCAGTTCGAGCTTAACCAAAAGCTCCTCATCATCGTTAAGAAGCAGAAAAACAATCTGGAACGACTAGCGGAAACGCTACTCGCCACCTACCCGAAGCTCGCGAGCAAGCGCATCCTCATCATCGACGACGAGGCCGACAATGCTTCCATCGGTTACTACTACACCAAAGCCGGGGATCTGGAGCTGCGCACCATCGCGGGACAAATCGACGACCTCCGCCAGCAGCTTCCCGCCGCATCGTTCCTCCAGGTCACGGCGACGCCATACTCCCTCTACCTCCAGCCCGAAGACTCTCCGCCGGGCCTCGATGCCGCGCCCGTCCGTCCCAAATTCACTGTGCTGGTCCCCGTGCACCCCGACTACGTTGGCGGCAAATTCTACTTCGAGGACAGCAAGGACGTCACCAGTCCGGCCCACTATGTTTTTCACCCCGTGGCGAGCGAGGAGCTTGAAATCCTTCGACAGCCGGACGGGCGGCGCTTCAAGACTGAAGACTGCCTCACCAGCGCCAAGGTCTCAGGCCTGCGCACGGCGCTCGTGACCTTCCTCACCGCTGGCTGCCTGCGGCGCATCCAGGATGAGCAGGCCAACCAACGCCCGAAGCGTTTTGCGTTCCTGTTTCACACCGAGGCCGCGAAAGCCGCCCACGCTTGGCAGGAGGCTGTCGTGCTCGCCTTTGACGAGCACCTGCAGCGCGAAGCGCAAACACAATCGGCCCTGTTGCGCAGCCTGATTCAATCCGCCTACGACAACCTCTCCCGTTCGATTCTCGCGGCGGGTCATCCGCTCCCAACCTTTAACGAGGTTTGGGACCGTGTCATCGCCGCGCTGACCAGCGGCGAAATCATGATTACCAAGGTTAACTCCGAGGCGCAGGTTGCGGCCCTGCTTGACGAGGAAGGCCAGCTCCGGCTGCGCACCCCACTCAACATTTTCATCGGTGGCCAGATTCTCGACCGCGGCATCACCATCGCGAATCTCATTGGCTTTTACTACGGGCGCGATCCCCAGAAGTTCCAGCAGGACACGGTTCTCCAACACTCCCGCATGTATGGTTTTCGTCCGGACCTCGACCGTGCCGTCACCCGCTTCTACACCGCGCCTCACATCTACACCGCCATGCGTCGCATGCACGACGCCGATTCCGCGCTGCGCGAACGCATCGACCGCGACCTTGAGGGCGCCGACGGCACCGTTACCTTCATCGAACTCGACGAGACGAATTCCATCGTGCCGTGTAGCCCGACGAAGATTCTCGCCTCCAACATCACGACGCTGCGCCCGCATCGCCGCGTCGTGCCCTCCGGTTTCGAGACGGACGTGAAGACGCGCCTGGGCCCGCTGACGCAAGACATCGACGACCGCCTGACCACCTTGCTGGGCAAGCTGCCCGAGCCGGGCACGAACCCTGGCGCGACGGATATCGCCCTCAAGGACGCGCTCAATCTCGTGGAACGCATCGACCCGGCTTTCGTGAAGTTCGCCCCGGGTTACGAAGACACCTGGGACCTCAAGGAATACCAGGCCATCCTTCGCCACCTGAGCGAGAACGCAAAGAATCCCGCAAATCGCGGCCGCGTCCTCATCATGCTCCGCACCGGCCGCAATGTCTCGCGTAAGCCCTCTGAGGGCGCTCACGCGGAGTTCAACGAACCCGACACGACCCGCACGGACATCGATCCAGCTCGCCAGGCGGCCGTGGACCTCCCGGTCCTCCTGTTGATTCGGCAAGAGGGCGCGGCCAATCGCGGTTGGAGCGATGCCCCGTTCTGGTGGCCGGTCGTCGTCACGCCGGAGAACATGCGCCCGACCCTCTTCGCCCACGCCAGATAA
- a CDS encoding LysR family transcriptional regulator, which produces MYDSLLSRKGLSIERLHALVLLSEHGSLIKAAKNDFGVQSRYSHYLRELSGFIGTRLTRKDGRSIRLTPAGEDLASLARSHFRELLEFQSKASGSVQQVVVGAGDSLLQWLLIPTIGKMRALGRKTNVKVVNLRTDDLVLQLKEQRLDFALIRQNAVTKPLHSKRVCVVKYVVVVPRRLVPRRLTLKSALLECPHATLGGDGELVQRLRTLAEDCEGIFRPELVCESAGQCMAAVRTGSYAAVVPTQVVESNPNLDCVVVDDEALADLDRPVALAWSPRNLESLGEGIQNVRDGLLNALTEEAQQRGMIKREQ; this is translated from the coding sequence ATGTATGACTCCCTACTATCGCGAAAGGGCCTGTCTATAGAACGTTTACATGCCTTAGTCTTGTTGAGTGAGCACGGAAGTCTGATCAAAGCCGCGAAGAACGACTTCGGGGTTCAAAGTCGATACAGCCACTATCTGCGCGAACTGTCGGGGTTTATTGGAACGCGGCTAACCCGGAAGGACGGGCGATCAATCCGGCTAACCCCTGCGGGTGAGGATCTGGCGAGTCTGGCGCGTTCGCATTTTCGCGAGCTGCTCGAGTTCCAAAGCAAGGCCAGTGGCTCAGTGCAACAGGTGGTGGTAGGTGCAGGTGACAGTCTGCTGCAATGGCTCCTGATTCCCACAATCGGAAAGATGCGAGCTCTCGGCAGGAAGACGAATGTCAAGGTTGTCAACTTGCGCACCGATGATCTGGTTCTGCAACTTAAGGAGCAGCGGCTCGACTTTGCGCTGATTCGGCAAAATGCCGTCACCAAGCCCCTCCACTCGAAAAGGGTGTGCGTGGTGAAGTATGTCGTTGTCGTGCCGCGCCGCCTAGTGCCGCGCCGTCTCACGCTTAAGTCGGCGTTGCTTGAATGCCCCCATGCCACATTGGGTGGCGACGGCGAGCTGGTCCAAAGACTTAGGACCCTCGCGGAAGACTGCGAAGGCATATTCCGCCCCGAATTAGTTTGCGAATCCGCTGGCCAATGTATGGCCGCTGTAAGAACTGGCAGCTATGCGGCCGTCGTTCCTACGCAAGTTGTGGAAAGCAATCCCAACCTCGACTGCGTGGTAGTGGACGACGAGGCACTCGCCGATCTGGACCGGCCGGTAGCGCTGGCTTGGAGTCCGCGGAACCTTGAATCGTTGGGTGAAGGCATACAAAATGTTCGGGACGGTCTGCTCAATGCCTTGACCGAAGAAGCTCAGCAGCGAGGTATGATTAAACGGGAACAATAA